From a region of the Leptospira montravelensis genome:
- a CDS encoding PilZ domain-containing protein translates to MADSKQSIFSDSYSKYGGAKQKRKDARVKLDVPCTVELVKSKNTPVTGHLSDLGTGGLAFQTTAIFYEGDQVRIQFSLHQNPLEIIGTVHRTAGKTTSVIFQPLTALQHKVVQDFIHKHYFDPKLKK, encoded by the coding sequence ATGGCAGATTCAAAGCAGTCAATTTTTTCAGATAGTTATAGTAAATACGGTGGGGCAAAACAAAAAAGAAAAGATGCTCGTGTAAAATTAGACGTACCTTGCACTGTGGAACTGGTAAAATCAAAAAATACACCAGTGACTGGGCATCTTTCTGATTTGGGAACTGGTGGTCTTGCATTTCAAACAACGGCAATCTTTTATGAAGGTGACCAAGTAAGAATTCAATTTTCTCTTCATCAAAATCCATTAGAGATTATTGGAACGGTCCATCGAACTGCGGGAAAAACAACTTCGGTAATTTTTCAACCTCTAACGGCCTTGCAACATAAAGTGGTTCAAGATTTTATTCATAAACACTACTTCGATCCAAAACTTAAAAAGTAA
- a CDS encoding tRNA dihydrouridine synthase — translation MITIGGVTIKGDVVLSPMAGISDSPYRQITRRFGSAFAYTEFVSTEQLLMGNTKSLDMFRYLETERPIFFQIFGSDLETVVNASEIAASRNPDVIDLNMGCSVAKVSHHGSGAGLLRNVRLAGAMIEGIRKKTNLPVTAKIRLGWDSNSLNYLETVKVLEGSGVSAISVHGRTKAMAYSGVADWNAIGEIKSKAMVPIFGNGDVTSYSEAMFKKKEYGVDLVLIGRKAIGNPWIFSERAKEKVSWSEIKEVILEHLNLMLNFYPSEDDYALILFRKHFIRYIENTGFPENTKRELLTITNVSQFIETLESVQMDSIFLGTSEIYNESINCETFVSLA, via the coding sequence ATGATTACCATCGGAGGAGTAACAATCAAAGGTGATGTTGTTCTTTCGCCGATGGCTGGTATTTCAGATAGTCCCTATAGACAAATAACTAGGCGGTTTGGATCGGCTTTTGCTTATACTGAATTTGTATCCACAGAACAATTGTTAATGGGGAATACAAAATCTTTAGATATGTTTCGCTATTTAGAAACTGAAAGACCAATTTTTTTTCAAATTTTCGGATCGGATTTAGAAACGGTTGTGAATGCATCAGAAATTGCTGCGTCAAGAAATCCAGATGTGATTGATTTGAATATGGGATGTTCTGTAGCCAAAGTTTCCCATCACGGATCAGGCGCTGGTCTTTTACGAAATGTTCGATTGGCGGGTGCTATGATCGAAGGAATTCGAAAAAAAACAAACCTTCCTGTCACAGCAAAGATTCGCCTTGGTTGGGATTCTAATTCCTTAAATTATTTAGAAACAGTCAAAGTATTAGAAGGATCAGGAGTCTCTGCTATTTCCGTGCATGGAAGAACAAAAGCAATGGCATATTCTGGTGTTGCCGATTGGAATGCAATTGGTGAAATCAAATCCAAAGCAATGGTTCCCATTTTTGGAAATGGAGATGTGACTAGTTATTCGGAAGCCATGTTTAAGAAAAAAGAATATGGAGTAGATCTTGTTCTCATTGGTCGTAAAGCCATCGGAAATCCTTGGATCTTTTCTGAGAGGGCAAAAGAAAAAGTTAGTTGGTCAGAAATCAAAGAAGTCATTCTGGAGCATTTAAATTTAATGTTAAATTTTTATCCTTCTGAAGATGATTATGCGTTAATACTTTTTCGCAAACACTTTATACGATACATAGAGAATACAGGTTTTCCAGAGAATACTAAAAGAGAACTTTTAACAATTACAAACGTAAGTCAATTTATAGAAACTTTAGAATCTGTACAGATGGATTCTATATTTTTGGGAACAAGCGAAATATACAATGAGAGTATCAATTGTGAAACCTTTGTTAGTCTCGCATAA
- the gyrA gene encoding DNA gyrase subunit A: MTEQNGQENESNKTLALNLSGRPDVAGALKAGVRVIPVEIEDQMKEAYLDYAMSVIVGRALPDVRDGLKPVHRRILHAMNERAWRSDRPYVKSAKIVGEVIGNYHPHGDSAVYETMVRMAQTFSMRETLIDGQGNFGSVDGDNAAAYRYTEAKLTKLAEELLKDIEKNTVSFSPNFDDTRQQPDVLPANFPNILVNGSTGIAVGMATNIPPHNLKESVNAVIALIQNPDITLPELMKILPGPDFPTGGTIIGGEGLYQAYATGKGSIRIRSKVDIIENNKGREIIVINEIPYQVNKKNLLEKIGELVNEKIIEGVSEILDLSDRKGIRVEIHIKKDANAQVILNQLFKLTQLQVSYGITMLAILNNRPKIFSLKEILKSYADHRNEVVIKRTEFDLDKAQKRAHILEGLRIALDNIDEVIRIIRASKDVKEAQSSLMATFALSEIQADAILEMRLQRLTSLEVQKIIEELEQVRLLIADLEDILAKPERVKSIICDELGKVAQSFGNNRSTEISLESLESSTFNAEDLIADEEVVVQLSEDMFIKRLPMDTFRRQKRGGKGVQGISTKREDFVKKLSSAMTHDNLMLFSNKGRAFLMKVYELPIGSKEARGKSLKAVINLNDDEIITSLFTFRNFDESYLLMVTREGFVKKIQLDEFTNTKKSGIIAIGLRDGDELIDVIANPSNYDVFIGSKNGLAIRMNLNELRSQGRTASGVTAMKLEEDDAIAGITKVEPGTNLFCVSENGFGKRTDFEEFSTKGRGGKGMTYLKIGEKNGRAVGIASVKEEDELLVITQSGMAIRVEVKTISMVGRSAMGVKVVNTKDEDFVKDFAVVRDSESESE; this comes from the coding sequence ATGACCGAACAAAACGGCCAAGAAAACGAATCAAATAAAACTTTAGCACTCAATCTTTCCGGCAGACCAGATGTAGCCGGTGCTCTCAAAGCAGGTGTAAGAGTCATTCCGGTTGAAATTGAAGACCAAATGAAGGAAGCTTACCTTGATTATGCGATGAGTGTAATTGTAGGTCGAGCACTTCCTGATGTTAGAGATGGATTAAAACCAGTACATAGACGAATTCTACATGCGATGAATGAAAGAGCATGGAGATCCGATCGTCCTTATGTAAAATCAGCAAAGATTGTTGGGGAAGTGATTGGTAACTACCACCCACATGGTGACTCGGCGGTTTACGAAACAATGGTTCGTATGGCGCAGACCTTTTCCATGCGAGAAACATTGATCGATGGGCAAGGAAACTTTGGATCGGTCGACGGTGATAACGCGGCGGCTTATCGATATACAGAAGCTAAACTTACGAAACTTGCGGAAGAACTTCTAAAGGACATCGAAAAAAATACAGTCAGTTTTTCACCAAACTTTGATGATACGAGACAACAGCCAGATGTCTTACCAGCAAATTTCCCAAATATTTTAGTAAACGGTTCAACAGGAATTGCTGTGGGTATGGCAACTAACATTCCACCGCATAACTTAAAAGAATCGGTAAATGCTGTCATAGCTCTCATTCAAAATCCAGATATCACACTTCCGGAATTAATGAAAATTCTTCCAGGACCTGATTTTCCTACTGGTGGAACTATTATTGGCGGGGAAGGTTTATACCAAGCCTACGCCACAGGAAAAGGATCCATTCGGATTCGATCGAAAGTTGATATCATCGAAAATAACAAAGGTCGCGAGATCATTGTTATTAATGAAATTCCATACCAAGTAAACAAAAAGAATCTACTCGAAAAAATCGGGGAACTTGTGAATGAGAAAATCATCGAAGGAGTCTCTGAAATTTTAGATCTATCAGATAGAAAAGGAATTCGAGTTGAGATTCATATTAAAAAAGATGCCAATGCACAAGTCATTCTAAATCAACTTTTCAAACTCACTCAACTACAAGTGAGTTATGGAATTACGATGCTTGCGATTTTAAACAATCGCCCAAAAATCTTTTCGTTAAAAGAAATTCTAAAATCCTATGCGGATCATAGAAATGAAGTCGTAATCAAACGTACTGAATTTGATTTAGATAAAGCACAAAAAAGAGCGCATATCTTAGAAGGACTTCGTATTGCTCTTGATAATATTGATGAAGTGATACGTATCATACGAGCTTCAAAAGATGTAAAAGAAGCGCAAAGTTCCCTCATGGCAACGTTTGCTCTCTCTGAAATCCAAGCGGATGCAATTCTCGAAATGCGTTTGCAACGTTTAACGTCTTTAGAAGTACAAAAGATCATTGAAGAATTAGAGCAGGTTCGACTACTGATCGCTGACTTAGAAGACATTCTTGCTAAACCAGAACGAGTTAAATCTATCATTTGTGATGAGCTAGGTAAGGTTGCCCAATCATTTGGAAATAATCGTTCCACTGAAATTAGTTTGGAATCCTTAGAGTCTTCAACCTTTAACGCTGAAGATTTGATTGCAGATGAAGAAGTGGTAGTTCAGTTATCAGAAGATATGTTTATCAAACGCCTACCTATGGATACTTTCCGTCGCCAAAAACGTGGAGGAAAGGGTGTTCAAGGGATCTCTACAAAAAGAGAAGACTTTGTTAAAAAACTAAGTAGTGCTATGACTCATGATAACTTGATGCTCTTCTCTAATAAAGGAAGAGCCTTCCTTATGAAAGTTTATGAACTACCTATTGGTTCAAAAGAAGCACGAGGAAAATCACTCAAGGCAGTGATTAACTTAAATGATGATGAAATCATTACTTCCTTGTTTACATTCCGAAATTTCGACGAGTCCTATCTTCTAATGGTGACAAGAGAAGGTTTTGTGAAAAAAATCCAATTGGATGAATTCACAAATACGAAAAAATCGGGAATCATTGCGATTGGACTTCGTGATGGTGATGAACTCATTGATGTAATTGCTAATCCTAGTAACTACGATGTGTTTATAGGAAGTAAAAATGGACTCGCAATCCGAATGAATTTGAACGAACTTCGTTCGCAAGGTAGAACGGCTTCTGGTGTAACTGCTATGAAGTTGGAAGAAGACGATGCCATTGCCGGGATTACAAAAGTAGAACCAGGTACAAATCTATTCTGTGTTTCCGAAAATGGATTTGGAAAACGAACCGATTTTGAAGAGTTTTCAACGAAAGGTCGAGGCGGGAAAGGAATGACCTACTTAAAGATTGGTGAAAAAAATGGACGAGCTGTGGGAATCGCTTCGGTAAAAGAAGAAGATGAACTTCTTGTCATCACTCAATCCGGTATGGCAATACGTGTCGAAGTCAAAACCATTTCAATGGTGGGTCGTTCTGCGATGGGTGTCAAAGTGGTGAATACCAAAGATGAAGACTTTGTAAAAGACTTCGCTGTCGTTAGAGATTCAGAGTCCGAATCAGAATAA
- the gyrB gene encoding DNA topoisomerase (ATP-hydrolyzing) subunit B yields MSNQTDPNAYSASKIKILEGLEAVRKRPGMYIGTQDESGLHKMVYEVVDNSVDEAMAGHCTEIDVRILPDHIIEVRDNGRGIPTGIHPDKGKSTIEVVLTILHAGGKFENDAYKVSGGLHGVGVSVVNALSTYLEVEVHQDGKLHYQKYQAGVPVEDVKIIGDTTHRGTVVRFKADDTIFTTVDFSFDTLSARFREIAFLNKGLLIRIEDQRKEEVAKHEFKFDGGIVSFVEYITEAKHPLHKVLHFVGEKENVWAEIALQYCDTYSENIFCFTNAINNNLGGTHLEGFRTALTRTLNDHLKKDQVLFKKQPNGLQGDDIKEGLCAVISIKIPQPQFNSQTKEKLVNAEVKGLMQTITGEGLNRFFEENPAVIKKILEKCILASKAREAARRARDLTRRKTVLEGGGLPGKLADCSEKDPEHCELYLVEGDSAGGSAKQGRDRNTQAILPLKGKILNVEKARLDKILSNEEIRTLITVMGTGIGDDEFNVEKLRYKKIIIMTDADVDGSHIRTLLLTFFFRYMKPIIEQGSLFVAQPPLYLLKFGREAVYVYSDREKEEILKSRPNDKVVIQRYKGLGEMNPEQLWDTTMDPKERVMLQVKLQDFVEAEDTFNILMGDEVSPRRRFIEANSYKVANLDL; encoded by the coding sequence ATGTCCAACCAAACCGATCCAAACGCCTATTCAGCCTCGAAAATTAAGATCCTAGAGGGTCTAGAAGCGGTGCGGAAACGCCCCGGAATGTATATCGGAACCCAAGACGAGTCCGGCCTACATAAGATGGTTTATGAGGTTGTGGATAACTCTGTGGATGAGGCAATGGCTGGCCATTGTACAGAAATTGATGTCCGCATTTTACCAGACCATATCATTGAAGTTCGAGATAACGGTCGCGGAATTCCCACTGGAATTCACCCTGACAAAGGTAAATCCACCATTGAAGTGGTTTTAACCATTTTACACGCTGGTGGAAAGTTTGAAAACGATGCCTATAAAGTATCTGGTGGTTTGCACGGGGTAGGGGTTTCCGTTGTGAATGCTCTTTCTACTTATTTAGAAGTAGAAGTCCACCAAGATGGAAAGTTACATTACCAAAAATACCAAGCAGGTGTTCCTGTTGAAGATGTAAAAATTATAGGTGATACAACACACCGTGGAACAGTCGTTCGTTTTAAAGCAGACGATACTATTTTTACCACTGTTGATTTTTCTTTTGATACCCTTTCTGCAAGATTTAGAGAAATTGCTTTTTTAAATAAAGGTCTACTCATTCGTATTGAAGATCAAAGAAAAGAAGAAGTTGCAAAACACGAATTTAAATTTGATGGAGGGATTGTTTCCTTCGTTGAATACATCACGGAAGCAAAACATCCTTTGCACAAAGTTTTGCACTTTGTCGGTGAAAAAGAAAATGTTTGGGCAGAAATTGCTCTCCAATATTGTGATACTTACAGCGAAAATATTTTTTGTTTTACCAACGCCATTAATAACAACTTAGGTGGAACTCACTTAGAAGGTTTTCGAACAGCCCTTACTCGGACTTTGAATGATCACTTAAAAAAAGATCAGGTCCTTTTTAAAAAACAACCCAATGGTTTGCAAGGGGATGATATCAAAGAAGGACTTTGCGCAGTCATATCCATCAAAATCCCACAGCCCCAGTTTAACTCACAAACAAAAGAAAAGTTAGTGAACGCAGAAGTGAAGGGTCTGATGCAGACAATCACAGGCGAAGGGCTCAATCGTTTCTTTGAAGAAAATCCTGCAGTCATCAAAAAGATTTTAGAGAAATGTATTCTAGCATCCAAAGCAAGAGAAGCAGCGAGACGAGCACGAGACCTAACAAGACGTAAGACGGTTTTAGAAGGTGGCGGCCTACCTGGAAAGTTAGCGGACTGTTCCGAAAAAGATCCAGAACATTGCGAATTGTATCTTGTCGAGGGAGACTCGGCGGGTGGATCAGCAAAACAAGGAAGAGATAGAAATACCCAAGCAATCCTTCCACTTAAAGGTAAAATTCTAAATGTGGAAAAAGCCCGTTTGGATAAAATTCTTTCGAATGAAGAAATTCGAACCCTAATCACAGTTATGGGAACAGGAATTGGTGATGATGAATTCAATGTGGAAAAACTTCGTTATAAAAAAATCATCATTATGACAGATGCGGACGTGGATGGATCTCATATCCGAACACTTCTATTAACTTTTTTCTTCCGGTATATGAAACCAATCATTGAACAAGGATCTTTGTTTGTGGCTCAACCTCCATTGTATCTTTTGAAGTTTGGAAGAGAGGCTGTCTATGTTTACTCTGACAGAGAAAAGGAAGAAATTCTTAAATCAAGGCCCAATGACAAAGTTGTGATCCAAAGGTACAAAGGACTTGGAGAGATGAATCCAGAACAACTTTGGGATACAACTATGGATCCAAAAGAACGAGTTATGTTACAAGTAAAGTTACAAGATTTTGTAGAAGCAGAAGATACATTCAATATCCTAATGGGTGATGAAGTATCTCCACGTCGTCGTTTCATTGAAGCGAATTCATACAAAGTTGCAAATTTAGATCTATAA
- a CDS encoding DUF721 domain-containing protein, whose amino-acid sequence MKKVELSELFQSLEKLGMDRESIFRDQILKTLRLKWNDIVGEYFGKQSFPKSIDGKKLTVVCRHSMISQELEFQKTELLTKVNSITNPVLLEKIQFKTGNEFQNPRS is encoded by the coding sequence ATGAAAAAGGTCGAACTCTCAGAACTCTTCCAAAGTTTAGAAAAATTGGGTATGGACAGGGAATCTATCTTTCGAGACCAAATTTTGAAAACCCTACGACTCAAATGGAATGACATAGTAGGTGAATACTTTGGTAAACAGAGTTTTCCCAAATCTATTGATGGAAAAAAACTCACAGTTGTTTGTCGTCACTCGATGATCTCCCAGGAATTGGAGTTCCAAAAGACGGAACTTTTAACGAAAGTGAACTCAATTACAAACCCGGTTTTATTGGAAAAAATTCAATTTAAAACAGGAAACGAATTCCAGAATCCTAGGTCTTAA
- the recF gene encoding DNA replication/repair protein RecF (All proteins in this family for which functions are known are DNA-binding proteins that assist the filamentation of RecA onto DNA for the initiation of recombination or recombinational repair.), giving the protein MFLKKIYIKNFRNHEETELTFKSRLIFFIGNNGEGKTNLLESISLLSYLKSFRESDQNQLLRWETKDTFIRAEFESEENDYLFEYGIEHSYSKRKKLKVNGEEFKKISDYVGYFRSIVMSPPDILIIEDGNVERRRFLDAFISSTNRYYLKQLIEYDRLLKQRNTALKKENSTDREIGIWDEPIIEHDAEIREIRTKTIESLAGYFHKNLQQLSSGKDPFFLTYKPNIASKEEHRQKLIDNLRKDRAIGYTSCGNHRDTLPIGFDDKDLSGFGSQGQKRSAVIALKTACFQMIRDTTGEAPVLLIDDIIRELDVKRREYFVNLISECGQAFFTTTDLEGIHEYVGNLTVDKEIYQVEAGKVKVFSEK; this is encoded by the coding sequence ATGTTTCTAAAGAAAATTTACATAAAGAATTTTCGGAATCACGAAGAAACAGAACTAACATTCAAATCACGTCTTATCTTTTTTATTGGAAACAATGGAGAAGGTAAGACAAACCTTCTAGAATCAATTTCACTTCTTTCCTATTTAAAAAGTTTTCGCGAATCAGACCAAAACCAACTCCTTCGTTGGGAAACAAAAGATACCTTCATCCGTGCTGAATTTGAATCCGAAGAAAATGATTATTTATTTGAATATGGAATTGAACATTCCTATTCCAAACGAAAGAAATTGAAAGTCAACGGGGAAGAGTTTAAAAAAATCTCTGACTATGTAGGATACTTTCGTTCGATTGTAATGAGTCCACCTGACATCCTCATCATTGAAGATGGAAACGTGGAGCGCCGCCGTTTTTTAGATGCCTTTATTTCTTCCACCAATCGTTATTATTTAAAACAACTCATTGAATATGATCGTTTGCTCAAACAAAGGAACACTGCTTTAAAAAAAGAAAATTCCACAGATCGTGAAATTGGAATTTGGGATGAACCCATCATCGAACATGATGCAGAAATTCGTGAAATCAGAACCAAAACTATCGAAAGCCTGGCTGGATACTTTCATAAAAACTTACAACAGTTAAGTTCTGGAAAAGATCCCTTCTTTTTAACCTACAAACCCAATATCGCATCCAAAGAAGAACATAGACAAAAACTCATCGATAATCTCCGAAAGGACAGAGCCATCGGTTACACGAGTTGCGGAAACCATCGGGACACACTACCGATTGGATTTGATGATAAAGATTTGAGTGGGTTTGGATCCCAAGGCCAAAAACGAAGTGCGGTCATTGCTCTAAAAACTGCCTGTTTTCAAATGATTCGTGATACGACGGGAGAAGCTCCTGTCCTACTGATTGATGATATCATTCGGGAGTTGGATGTGAAACGGAGAGAATACTTTGTGAATCTGATTTCAGAATGTGGTCAGGCTTTTTTTACAACCACAGATTTAGAAGGGATTCATGAATATGTGGGAAACCTAACCGTTGATAAAGAAATTTACCAAGTGGAAGCCGGAAAAGTAAAGGTGTTTTCAGAGAAATGA
- the dnaN gene encoding DNA polymerase III subunit beta: protein MKFTVNTTEFLKAINSVDGVISVREIKSALSNLKIQTGENEVYLSATDLEIAIKTSVPSTIGEKGIASLPAKQLSSIFKNLNFDTSLLTTTDQSENSETTITDASGKMDTKFKVNGIDSEDIKTIPKVDEASVVEFPCQTIREMFRKTSYAMAIEETRFVFNGLFLKPDNTDLIVVGTDGRRLSKIVRKFPKQFPFKNGVIIPHKAVREMLKMIEGKETAKIGFVEEQIYVSSGNVELLFKLIDGNFPDYEQVIPKQTSESVRVVKADFLTFLKQALISAEEPSKQIRLAFTKGNVNISSSNPGTMMFDHNMPIEYNGEAITIAFKGDYLSDVVKAVDDPEVILEFTTSSAPVLFKDPSDSDFVSVIMPMKL, encoded by the coding sequence ATGAAATTCACTGTCAATACTACAGAATTCCTAAAAGCAATCAACTCAGTGGATGGAGTCATCTCAGTTCGAGAGATTAAATCGGCTCTCTCCAATCTCAAAATCCAAACAGGTGAAAATGAAGTTTATCTTTCAGCGACAGATCTCGAGATCGCCATCAAAACTTCTGTACCTTCCACCATTGGAGAAAAGGGAATCGCATCCTTACCTGCAAAACAACTATCGAGTATTTTTAAAAATCTAAACTTCGATACAAGTTTACTCACAACTACTGACCAATCAGAAAATTCGGAAACAACCATCACTGATGCCAGCGGTAAGATGGACACAAAGTTCAAAGTCAACGGAATCGATTCAGAAGATATCAAAACCATTCCGAAAGTAGATGAAGCAAGTGTGGTTGAATTTCCTTGCCAAACCATTCGTGAGATGTTTCGTAAAACTTCTTACGCGATGGCAATTGAAGAAACACGTTTTGTTTTTAATGGTCTCTTTTTAAAACCAGACAATACGGATCTAATTGTTGTTGGAACCGATGGACGTCGTCTTTCTAAAATAGTTCGTAAGTTCCCAAAACAGTTTCCATTTAAAAATGGTGTGATCATTCCTCATAAAGCAGTTCGTGAAATGCTTAAGATGATAGAAGGAAAAGAAACTGCAAAGATTGGATTTGTAGAAGAACAAATTTATGTTTCTTCTGGAAACGTAGAACTTCTATTCAAACTCATTGATGGAAACTTTCCTGATTATGAACAAGTGATTCCAAAACAAACTTCGGAATCAGTTCGTGTGGTAAAAGCTGACTTCTTAACTTTTTTGAAACAAGCTTTGATTTCTGCAGAAGAACCTTCAAAACAAATTCGTTTGGCTTTTACGAAAGGAAATGTGAATATCAGTTCTTCCAATCCTGGAACGATGATGTTTGATCACAATATGCCAATTGAATATAACGGCGAAGCAATCACCATCGCATTCAAAGGAGATTATTTGAGTGATGTGGTAAAAGCTGTGGATGATCCGGAAGTCATTTTGGAATTCACCACTTCCAGTGCACCAGTTCTTTTTAAAGATCCATCGGATAGCGACTTTGTTTCTGTCATTATGCCAATGAAACTTTAA
- the dnaA gene encoding chromosomal replication initiator protein DnaA, producing MDIRWEEILEEISKQIPPKYFSNFIAPLRFDKSENQVVHLTAPSTGIKRHVETKYTTFIEDAVYQVVGDRFRVSILAESETSTQIFKEVIQSKFDESDSDLNPEFIFSNYITSDSNRIAYTAAKSVAEQPGKYNPLYIFGPVGVGKTHLLHAIGNEIKKKDPWKTVRYVNSTSFLNEFIFTVRQNNRESLESFKIRYQSYNVLLFDDIQFLNGGAEKTQEEFFALFNFLYDRKRQIVIASDRPSYELPLHERLKSRFVHGLQADVKSHDLALRIELLRANFSEFNIPASDKLLLWLAERLEGDSRALIGIVNDLVLYKKAYEYFLLTEEKIQEIAEARFLTNKKRIGFNPDMVIDLVCERTNIARKDLLGKSRKADFIPPRHLCMLLLHDVLHVPKAQIGRIFSTTHSTVIHGIDKFKERMKTESQWEDVFHSIKHKISFQ from the coding sequence TTGGACATACGTTGGGAAGAAATTTTAGAAGAAATATCGAAACAGATACCTCCCAAGTACTTTTCCAATTTCATTGCACCACTTCGATTTGATAAATCTGAGAACCAGGTGGTTCACTTAACGGCTCCTTCCACAGGAATCAAACGTCACGTGGAAACAAAATACACTACTTTCATTGAAGACGCCGTCTATCAAGTAGTAGGTGATCGTTTTCGTGTGTCGATTCTTGCAGAATCAGAAACATCTACACAAATTTTTAAGGAAGTCATCCAATCCAAATTTGATGAATCCGACTCGGATCTAAATCCAGAGTTCATTTTTAGCAATTATATCACTTCTGATTCCAATCGCATTGCCTATACGGCGGCAAAAAGTGTGGCCGAACAACCAGGGAAATACAATCCATTGTATATTTTTGGACCAGTCGGTGTGGGTAAAACACACCTATTACATGCCATAGGAAACGAGATCAAAAAGAAAGATCCTTGGAAAACGGTTCGATATGTAAACAGCACTTCATTTTTGAATGAGTTTATTTTTACGGTTCGTCAAAACAATCGGGAGTCACTCGAATCTTTTAAAATTCGATACCAGTCTTATAATGTTTTACTCTTTGACGACATTCAATTTTTGAATGGAGGGGCGGAAAAAACCCAAGAGGAGTTTTTTGCTCTTTTCAATTTTCTTTACGATAGAAAACGCCAGATTGTGATCGCATCCGACAGACCGAGTTACGAACTGCCGTTACACGAAAGGCTCAAATCTCGATTTGTGCATGGTCTCCAAGCCGATGTCAAATCCCATGACTTGGCTCTACGCATTGAACTTTTGCGAGCCAATTTTTCCGAATTCAATATTCCCGCCAGTGACAAACTTCTTCTTTGGCTTGCCGAACGATTGGAAGGGGATTCAAGGGCTCTCATTGGTATCGTAAACGATTTGGTTTTATACAAAAAGGCTTATGAATACTTTTTACTTACGGAAGAAAAAATTCAAGAAATAGCGGAAGCACGTTTTTTAACTAACAAAAAAAGAATTGGATTCAACCCGGATATGGTCATCGATCTTGTCTGTGAAAGGACAAACATCGCGCGCAAAGATTTACTAGGCAAAAGCCGCAAAGCCGATTTCATTCCTCCAAGACATCTCTGTATGCTCCTCCTTCACGATGTTCTCCATGTTCCGAAGGCACAAATTGGCAGAATTTTTTCGACCACACATTCGACTGTCATCCACGGCATTGATAAATTCAAAGAGCGAATGAAAACAGAATCCCAGTGGGAAGACGTATTTCACTCCATCAAACACAAGATAAGTTTCCAATAA
- a CDS encoding branched-chain amino acid transaminase has translation MAQNSFPYTYFEGKIVPSEDAKVSVQTHALQYGTGVFGGIRGYYNEAKKNLFVFRLPEHCKRLENSTKIMQLQIQITPEEIQSIILDLLRKNEAKQNVYLRPFIYTSALQLSPRFHDVKADITVYALKLDDYLDTQNGLTTIVSSWQRFSDNQIPTLSKVSGGYVNSALAKSEAVQNGMDEAIFLDARGFVSEGSAENLFIVRDGVIHTPTIPSSILEGITRRSIIQIAKDLGIQVVERDIARSELYIADELFFSGTGVQVAWVKEVDRRVIGNGNIGPITKKIQSIFFEAVRGEQPSYMNWLTPVY, from the coding sequence ATGGCTCAGAATTCATTCCCTTATACATACTTCGAAGGAAAGATTGTTCCTTCCGAGGACGCGAAAGTCAGCGTCCAAACCCACGCCTTACAATATGGGACAGGTGTCTTCGGTGGAATCCGTGGATATTATAACGAAGCGAAAAAAAACCTTTTTGTCTTCCGATTGCCAGAACATTGCAAACGACTTGAGAACTCCACAAAGATCATGCAGCTGCAAATTCAAATCACACCGGAAGAAATCCAATCCATTATCTTGGATCTGCTTCGTAAAAATGAAGCAAAACAAAATGTATACTTACGACCTTTCATTTATACTTCTGCCTTACAACTTTCCCCACGTTTCCATGATGTGAAGGCAGATATCACCGTTTATGCTTTGAAGTTGGATGATTACCTTGATACTCAAAATGGACTAACTACTATCGTTTCTTCTTGGCAAAGATTTTCTGATAACCAAATTCCTACTCTTTCTAAAGTGAGTGGTGGGTATGTAAACTCTGCTCTTGCAAAATCAGAAGCCGTTCAAAACGGAATGGATGAAGCTATCTTTTTAGATGCGAGAGGATTTGTATCAGAGGGTTCTGCCGAAAATCTTTTTATCGTTCGTGATGGTGTGATCCATACACCTACCATTCCATCTTCTATTTTAGAAGGGATCACAAGAAGAAGTATCATTCAAATTGCAAAAGACTTAGGAATCCAAGTTGTGGAAAGAGACATTGCTCGATCTGAACTTTATATTGCTGATGAATTATTTTTTTCAGGCACGGGTGTGCAAGTGGCTTGGGTGAAAGAAGTGGATCGTCGTGTGATTGGAAATGGAAACATAGGTCCCATCACCAAAAAAATCCAATCTATCTTTTTTGAAGCGGTTCGTGGTGAACAACCAAGTTATATGAACTGGCTCACTCCGGTATATTAA